A stretch of Lepisosteus oculatus isolate fLepOcu1 chromosome 11, fLepOcu1.hap2, whole genome shotgun sequence DNA encodes these proteins:
- the tnip1 gene encoding TNFAIP3-interacting protein 1 isoform X1: MEGKGPYRIYDPGGSEPKDEASSVTYRQLLEENCMLRERMKGLKSLGDLLEESQTEASKLRQRVEELVRDNEILRSSSSFNSAVGIALPTHAETQVQDESYGENAGLKETQECQPRSRQRPASSEGSSEFEVVNLEERRGSDEENKSGAMLQLPQENAELVSQLQKLESSLSVFAEESNKNQLLTHLGRMALEFNRLSSKVQKNEQKTSLLQTLCEQLRQENTDLRRKMEEDLQYRNQDLEELRQENLKLKKLVTGSDEQKVGLQFGSKQDVLKQEPVGVKMEVALVQQGGKAVEKSESKSCDPEVYEKKIKLLEKQRKDVLEINKQWDIQWNSMRQQFEQKITDLRQRLADSQKAVSELEAEREQKLRDYDRKLLLAKSKIENLQAEKERLTAEVTDLKHKMKYVQDQLTPLTKQREYQEKEIQRLNRALEEALNLQPASAPQAPVFSNHGDGAMNFRRQELLTQITVLKEQVKIFEEDFQKERSDRERMNEEKEELKQQVERLQDQMTKLTNQLRQAQSDCQRERVERYKLEKLQRHLKQGHERRTSDPTTGSVNPPVSPPYCGPFVQPGHQAFEGWGIHFPPRAVPVEHGRDFQPFQAGGFVWPPFHPPRSPRGPGESTRPPPENTEPMSPGLGKSERQNIDPGKH, encoded by the exons GAGACCTGCTTGAAGAATCGCAGACTGAGGCATCTAAACTCCGTCAAAGAGTGGAAGAGCTTGTGAGAGACAATGAGATCTTGAGGTCCTCATCCAGTTTCAATTCCGCTGTTGGAATTGCCCTTCCTACGCATGCTGAAACACAGG TCCAAGATGAAAGTTATGGAGAGAATGCAGGATTGAAGGAAACCCAGGAGTGTCAACCAAGAAGCAGACAGAGACCTGCATCCAGT GAGGGCTCTTCAGAGTTTGAAGTTGTGAATCTTGAAGAAAGACGTGGTTCTGATGAAGAAAACAAGTCA GGTGCAATGCTTCAGCTGCCACAGGAGAATGCGGAGCTGGTCAGCCAGCTGCAGAAGCTGGAGAGTTCACTGAGTGTCTTTGCAGAAGAGTCCAATAAGAACCAGCTGCTGACACATCTGGGGCGGATGGCACTGGAGTTTAACCGGCTGTCCTCTAAAGTACAAAAGAATGAGCAAAAAACATCACTTCTTCAG ACCCTATGTGAACAGCTAAGACAAGAGAATACTGATCTGCGGAGGAAAATGGAAGAAGATCTTCAGTACAGAAACCAAGACTTGGAGGAGCTTAG GCAGGAAAACCTAAAACTGAAGAAGCTTGTGACTGGCTCAGATGAGCAGAAGGTAGGGTTGCAGTTTGGATCCAAGCAAGATGTACTGAAACAGGAACCTGTAGGTGTAAAGATGGAAGTGGCTCTAGTGCAACAG GGTGGCAAAGCAGTGGAGAAGTCAGAATCCAAGAGCTGTGATCCAGAAGTGTATGAGAAGAAGATAAAACTCCTGGAAAAGCAGAGAAAAGAT GTACTGGAGATAAATAAGCAGTGGGATATACAGTGGAATTCCATGAGACAACAGTTTGAACAGAAG ATCACTGACCTGAGGCAGAGACTAGCAGATTCCCAGAAAGCAGTGTCTGAGCTGGAGGCTGAACGGGAGCAGAAGCTGAGGGACTATGACAGGAAGCTCTTACTGGCCAAGTCTAAGATCGAGAATCTGCAG GCAGAGAAAGAGCGGCTAACTGCAGAGGTCACTGATCTCAAACATAAGATGAAGTACGTCCAGGACCAGCTAACACCCCTGACCAAGCAAAGGGAATATCAAGAAAAGGAAATCCAGCGCTTAAACCGG GCCCTAGAAGAAGCGCTGAACCTGCAACCCGCCTCTGCTCCCCAGGCTCCTGTGTTCAGTAACCATGGCGATGGAGCGATGAACTTCAGGCGGCAGGAGCTCCTCACCCAAATAACAGTACTAAAGGAGCAG GTGAAGATCTTTGAAGAGGACTTTCAGAAAGAGCGAAGCGACCGAGAGCGCATGAATGAGGAAAAGGAGGAACTGAAGCAACAGGTGGAAAGACTGCAGGACCAAATGACAAAGCTGACAAATCAG TTGCGCCAGGCGCAGAGCGACTGTCAGAGAGAGCGAGTGGAGAGGTACAAACTGGAGAAACTTCAGAGGCATCTTAAGCAG GGACACGAAAGACGCACCTCAGACCCAACCACTGGATCAGTTAACCCTCCTGTGAGTCCCCCATACTGTGGCCCCTTTGTGCAGCCTGGGCACCAGGCCTTCGAAGGCTGGGGCATCCACTTCCCACCACGGGCAGTGCCTGTAGAGCATGGCAGAGACTTCCAGCCATTCCAGGCA GGGGGCTTTGTCTGGCCTCCTTTCCATCCTCCTCGCAGTCCGAGGGGCCCCGGCGAGTCAACCCGACCTCCCCCAGAGAACACAG AACCGATGTCACCTGGTCTTGGGAAAAGTGAGCGACAGAATATTGACCCTGGAAAGCACTAG
- the tnip1 gene encoding TNFAIP3-interacting protein 1 isoform X2 — translation MEGKGPYRIYDPGGSEPKDEASSVTYRQLLEENCMLRERMKGLKSLGDLLEESQTEASKLRQRVEELVRDNEILRSSSSFNSAVGIALPTHAETQVQDESYGENAGLKETQECQPRSRQRPASSEGSSEFEVVNLEERRGSDEENKSGAMLQLPQENAELVSQLQKLESSLSVFAEESNKNQLLTHLGRMALEFNRLSSKVQKNEQKTSLLQTLCEQLRQENTDLRRKMEEDLQYRNQDLEELRQENLKLKKLVTGSDEQKVGLQFGSKQDVLKQEPVGVKMEVALVQQGGKAVEKSESKSCDPEVYEKKIKLLEKQRKDVLEINKQWDIQWNSMRQQFEQKITDLRQRLADSQKAVSELEAEREQKLRDYDRKLLLAKSKIENLQAEKERLTAEVTDLKHKMKYVQDQLTPLTKQREYQEKEIQRLNRALEEALNLQPASAPQAPVFSNHGDGAMNFRRQELLTQITVLKEQVKIFEEDFQKERSDRERMNEEKEELKQQVERLQDQMTKLTNQGHERRTSDPTTGSVNPPVSPPYCGPFVQPGHQAFEGWGIHFPPRAVPVEHGRDFQPFQAGGFVWPPFHPPRSPRGPGESTRPPPENTEPMSPGLGKSERQNIDPGKH, via the exons GAGACCTGCTTGAAGAATCGCAGACTGAGGCATCTAAACTCCGTCAAAGAGTGGAAGAGCTTGTGAGAGACAATGAGATCTTGAGGTCCTCATCCAGTTTCAATTCCGCTGTTGGAATTGCCCTTCCTACGCATGCTGAAACACAGG TCCAAGATGAAAGTTATGGAGAGAATGCAGGATTGAAGGAAACCCAGGAGTGTCAACCAAGAAGCAGACAGAGACCTGCATCCAGT GAGGGCTCTTCAGAGTTTGAAGTTGTGAATCTTGAAGAAAGACGTGGTTCTGATGAAGAAAACAAGTCA GGTGCAATGCTTCAGCTGCCACAGGAGAATGCGGAGCTGGTCAGCCAGCTGCAGAAGCTGGAGAGTTCACTGAGTGTCTTTGCAGAAGAGTCCAATAAGAACCAGCTGCTGACACATCTGGGGCGGATGGCACTGGAGTTTAACCGGCTGTCCTCTAAAGTACAAAAGAATGAGCAAAAAACATCACTTCTTCAG ACCCTATGTGAACAGCTAAGACAAGAGAATACTGATCTGCGGAGGAAAATGGAAGAAGATCTTCAGTACAGAAACCAAGACTTGGAGGAGCTTAG GCAGGAAAACCTAAAACTGAAGAAGCTTGTGACTGGCTCAGATGAGCAGAAGGTAGGGTTGCAGTTTGGATCCAAGCAAGATGTACTGAAACAGGAACCTGTAGGTGTAAAGATGGAAGTGGCTCTAGTGCAACAG GGTGGCAAAGCAGTGGAGAAGTCAGAATCCAAGAGCTGTGATCCAGAAGTGTATGAGAAGAAGATAAAACTCCTGGAAAAGCAGAGAAAAGAT GTACTGGAGATAAATAAGCAGTGGGATATACAGTGGAATTCCATGAGACAACAGTTTGAACAGAAG ATCACTGACCTGAGGCAGAGACTAGCAGATTCCCAGAAAGCAGTGTCTGAGCTGGAGGCTGAACGGGAGCAGAAGCTGAGGGACTATGACAGGAAGCTCTTACTGGCCAAGTCTAAGATCGAGAATCTGCAG GCAGAGAAAGAGCGGCTAACTGCAGAGGTCACTGATCTCAAACATAAGATGAAGTACGTCCAGGACCAGCTAACACCCCTGACCAAGCAAAGGGAATATCAAGAAAAGGAAATCCAGCGCTTAAACCGG GCCCTAGAAGAAGCGCTGAACCTGCAACCCGCCTCTGCTCCCCAGGCTCCTGTGTTCAGTAACCATGGCGATGGAGCGATGAACTTCAGGCGGCAGGAGCTCCTCACCCAAATAACAGTACTAAAGGAGCAG GTGAAGATCTTTGAAGAGGACTTTCAGAAAGAGCGAAGCGACCGAGAGCGCATGAATGAGGAAAAGGAGGAACTGAAGCAACAGGTGGAAAGACTGCAGGACCAAATGACAAAGCTGACAAATCAG GGACACGAAAGACGCACCTCAGACCCAACCACTGGATCAGTTAACCCTCCTGTGAGTCCCCCATACTGTGGCCCCTTTGTGCAGCCTGGGCACCAGGCCTTCGAAGGCTGGGGCATCCACTTCCCACCACGGGCAGTGCCTGTAGAGCATGGCAGAGACTTCCAGCCATTCCAGGCA GGGGGCTTTGTCTGGCCTCCTTTCCATCCTCCTCGCAGTCCGAGGGGCCCCGGCGAGTCAACCCGACCTCCCCCAGAGAACACAG AACCGATGTCACCTGGTCTTGGGAAAAGTGAGCGACAGAATATTGACCCTGGAAAGCACTAG